The Theropithecus gelada isolate Dixy chromosome X, Tgel_1.0, whole genome shotgun sequence genome includes a window with the following:
- the TRO gene encoding trophinin isoform X9, with product MEGRRLTGRNRDPLWRRKEAGPLPAREGDRLRRKERLGESRRLLDSRRRDSAVTRPPRKMDRRNDYGYRVPPFQSKHLNGDERSGNNYRRIPWGRRPAPPRDVAILQERANKLVKYLLVKDQTKIPIKRSDMLRDVIQEYDEYFPEIIERASYALEKMFRVNLKEIDKQSSLYILISTRESSAGILGTTKDTPKLGLLMVILSVIFMNGNKASEAVIWEVLRKLGLHPGVRHSLFGEVRKLITDEFVKQKYLEYKRVPNSRPPEYEFFWGLRSYHETSKMKVLKFACKVQKKDPKDWAVQYREAVEMEVQAAAVAVAEAEARAEIYSPCLQTPLINCSSPSHGAKVHPWNLCPHSSQSTYGQSAEGVM from the exons ATGGAGGGGAGGAGACTGACAGGCAGGAACCGAGACCCCCTCTGGAGGCGGAAAGAGGCAGGACCACTTCCGGCCAGGGAGGGGGATAGGCTCAGACGTAAGGAGAGGCTTGGAGAGAGCAGacgccttctggattcaagaaGACGAG ACTCAGCTGTTACTCGGCCTCCCAGAAAGATGGATAGGAGAAATGACTACGGATATAGGGTGCCTCCATTTCAG TCCAAGCATCTGAATGGGGATGAGAGAAGTGGCAATAATTACAGGCGGATCCCATGGGGCCGGAGGCCTGCGCCACCACGAGATGTGGCCATTTTACAAGAAAGG GCTAATAAGTTGGTGAAATACCTGTTGGTTAAGGACCAGACAAAGATCCCCATCAAGCGCTCAG ACATGCTGAGGGATGTCATCCAAGAATATGATGAATATTTCCCAGAAATCATTGAACGAGCAAGCTACGCTCTGGAGAAG ATGTTTCGAGTCAATCTGAAAGAAATTGATAAGCAAAGTAGCTTGTATATTCTCATCAGCACTCGGGAATCCTCTGCAGGCATACTGGGAAC GACCAAGGACACACCCAAGCTGGGTCTCCTCATGGTGATTCTGAGTGTCATTTTTATGAATGGCAACAAGGCCAGTGAGG CTGTCATCTGGGAGGTGCTGCGCAAGTTGGGGCTGCACCCCGG GGTGAGGCATTCACTCTTTGGGGAAGTGAGGAAGCTCATCACAGACGAGTTTGTGAAGCAGAA GTACCTGGAGTACAAGAGGGTCCCTAACAGCAGACCACCTGAATATGAGTTCTTCTGGGGCTTGCGCTCCTACCATGAGACTAGCAAGATGAAAGTCCTCAAGTTTGCATGCAAG GTGCAGAAAAAAGACCCCAAGGACTGGGCTGTGCAGTACCGCGAGGCAGTGGAGATGGAAGTCCAAGCTgcagctgtggctgtggctgaggCTGAAGCCAGGGCTGAG atttattCCCCATGTTTACAGACACCGCTAATAAATTGCAGTAGTCCTTCCCATGGAGCCAAAGTACATCCTTGGAATCTTTGTCCACACAGCAGTCAAAGCACCTACGGCCAATCAGCTGAGGGTGTCATGTGA
- the TRO gene encoding trophinin isoform X8, protein MDRRNDYGYRVPPFQGPLPPPGSLGLPFPPDIQTETTEEDSVLLMHTLLAATKDSLAVDPPVVNRPKKSKTKKAPIKAITKAAPAAPPVPTANEIATNKPKITLQALNLPVITQISQASPTTEVTNTQVSSVTAQPKKANKMKRVTAKAAQGSQSPTGREGGATQLKSPLQVLNLPVISQNIHASIANESASSQTLITSIKPKKASKAKKAANKAIASATEVSLAPTATHTATTQGQITNETASIHTTAASIRTKKASKARKIIAKVINTDTEHIQAANVTETATRQFEASVIAIRPKKSKGKKAASRGPNSVSEISEALLATQMVTNQALAATLRVKRGSRARKASTKARATEIQTPNADQGAQAKMASAQTNVSALETQVAAAVQALADDYLAQLSLEPTTRTRGKRNRKSKHLNGDERSGNNYRRIPWGRRPAPPRDVAILQERANKLVKYLLVKDQTKIPIKRSDMLRDVIQEYDEYFPEIIERASYALEKMFRVNLKEIDKQSSLYILISTRESSAGILGTTKDTPKLGLLMVILSVIFMNGNKASEAVIWEVLRKLGLHPGVRHSLFGEVRKLITDEFVKQKYLEYKRVPNSRPPEYEFFWGLRSYHETSKMKVLKFACKVQKKDPKDWAVQYREAVEMEVQAAAVAVAEAEARAEIYSPCLQTPLINCSSPSHGAKVHPWNLCPHSSQSTYGQSAEGVM, encoded by the exons ATGGATAGGAGAAATGACTACGGATATAGGGTGCCTCCATTTCAG GGCCCTCTGCCTCCCCCTGGGAGCCTGGGGCTTCCCTTCCCTCCAGATATACAGACTGAGACTACAGAAGAGGACAGTGTCTTGCTGATGCATACCCTGTTGGCGGCAACCAAGGACTCCCTGGCCGTGGACCCACCAGTTGTCAACCGGCCTAAGAAAAGCAAGACCAAGAAGGCCCCTATAAAGGCTATTACTAAGGCTGCACCTGCTGCCCCTCCAGTCCCAACTGCCAATGAGATTGCCACCAACAAGCCCAAAATAACTTTGCAGGCTTTAAACCTGCCAGTCATTACCCAGATCAGTCAGGCTTCACCTACCACTGAGGTAACCAATACTCAGGTTTCTTCAGTCACTGCTCAGCCTAAGAAAGCCAACAAGATGAAGAGAGTTACTGCCAAGGCAGCGCAAGGCTCCCAATCCCCAACTGGCCGTGAGGGTGGCGCTACACAGCTCAAGTCACCCTTGCAGGTCCTAAACCTACCAGTCATCTCACAGAATATTCACGCTTCAATTGCCAATGAGTCAGCCAGTTCCCAGACCTTGATAACCTCTATCAAGCCTAAGAAAGCTTCCAAGGCTAAGAAGGCTGCGAATAAGGCCATAGCTAGTGCCACCGAGGTTTCACTGGCTCCAACTGCCACCCATACAGCTACCACCCAAGGCCAAATTACCAATGAGACAGCCAGTATCCACACCACAGCAGCCTCCATCCGAACCAAGAAAGCCTCCAAAGCCAGGAAGATAATTGCTAAGGTCATAAATACTGACACTGAGCATATACAGGCTGCAAATGTCACTGAGACAGCTACCAGGCAGTTTGAGGCCTCAGTAATAGCTATCAGGCCCAAAAAATCCAAGGGCAAGAAGGCTGCCAGTAGGGGCCCAAATTCTGTCTCTGAGATTTCTGAGGCCCTACTTGCCACTCAAATGGTCACAAACCAGGCCCTGGCAGCCACCCTGCGGGTCAAGAGAGGGTCTAGGGCTCGGAAGGCTTCCACTAAGGCTCGGGCAACTGAAATCCAGACTCCAAATGCTGACCAAGGGGCCCAGGCCAAGATGGCCTCTGCTCAGACCAACGTAAGTGCCCTTGAGACTCAGGTTGCTGCTGCTGTCCAGGCCCTGGCAGATGACTATCTGGCTCAGTTGAGTCTGGAGCCCACAACCAGGACCCGGGGCAAGAGAAACCGAAAG TCCAAGCATCTGAATGGGGATGAGAGAAGTGGCAATAATTACAGGCGGATCCCATGGGGCCGGAGGCCTGCGCCACCACGAGATGTGGCCATTTTACAAGAAAGG GCTAATAAGTTGGTGAAATACCTGTTGGTTAAGGACCAGACAAAGATCCCCATCAAGCGCTCAG ACATGCTGAGGGATGTCATCCAAGAATATGATGAATATTTCCCAGAAATCATTGAACGAGCAAGCTACGCTCTGGAGAAG ATGTTTCGAGTCAATCTGAAAGAAATTGATAAGCAAAGTAGCTTGTATATTCTCATCAGCACTCGGGAATCCTCTGCAGGCATACTGGGAAC GACCAAGGACACACCCAAGCTGGGTCTCCTCATGGTGATTCTGAGTGTCATTTTTATGAATGGCAACAAGGCCAGTGAGG CTGTCATCTGGGAGGTGCTGCGCAAGTTGGGGCTGCACCCCGG GGTGAGGCATTCACTCTTTGGGGAAGTGAGGAAGCTCATCACAGACGAGTTTGTGAAGCAGAA GTACCTGGAGTACAAGAGGGTCCCTAACAGCAGACCACCTGAATATGAGTTCTTCTGGGGCTTGCGCTCCTACCATGAGACTAGCAAGATGAAAGTCCTCAAGTTTGCATGCAAG GTGCAGAAAAAAGACCCCAAGGACTGGGCTGTGCAGTACCGCGAGGCAGTGGAGATGGAAGTCCAAGCTgcagctgtggctgtggctgaggCTGAAGCCAGGGCTGAG atttattCCCCATGTTTACAGACACCGCTAATAAATTGCAGTAGTCCTTCCCATGGAGCCAAAGTACATCCTTGGAATCTTTGTCCACACAGCAGTCAAAGCACCTACGGCCAATCAGCTGAGGGTGTCATGTGA
- the TRO gene encoding trophinin isoform X7, translated as MEGRRLTGRNRDPLWRRKEAGPLPAREGDRLRRKERLGESRRLLDSRRRDSAVTRPPRKMDRRNDYGYRVPPFQGPLPPPGSLGLPFPPDIQTETTEEDSVLLMHTLLAATKDSLAVDPPVVNRPKKSKTKKAPIKAITKAAPAAPPVPTANEIATNKPKITLQALNLPVITQISQASPTTEVTNTQVSSVTAQPKKANKMKRVTAKAAQGSQSPTGREGGATQLKSPLQVLNLPVISQNIHASIANESASSQTLITSIKPKKASKAKKAANKAIASATEVSLAPTATHTATTQGQITNETASIHTTAASIRTKKASKARKIIAKVINTDTEHIQAANVTETATRQFEASVIAIRPKKSKGKKAASRGPNSVSEISEALLATQMVTNQALAATLRVKRGSRARKASTKARATEIQTPNADQGAQAKMASAQTNVSALETQVAAAVQALADDYLAQLSLEPTTRTRGKRNRKSKHLNGDERSGNNYRRIPWGRRPAPPRDVAILQERANKLVKYLLVKDQTKIPIKRSDMLRDVIQEYDEYFPEIIERASYALEKMFRVNLKEIDKQSSLYILISTRESSAGILGTTKDTPKLGLLMVILSVIFMNGNKASEAVIWEVLRKLGLHPGVRHSLFGEVRKLITDEFVKQKYLEYKRVPNSRPPEYEFFWGLRSYHETSKMKVLKFACKVQKKDPKDWAVQYREAVEMEVQAAAVAVAEAEARAEIYSPCLQTPLINCSSPSHGAKVHPWNLCPHSSQSTYGQSAEGVM; from the exons ATGGAGGGGAGGAGACTGACAGGCAGGAACCGAGACCCCCTCTGGAGGCGGAAAGAGGCAGGACCACTTCCGGCCAGGGAGGGGGATAGGCTCAGACGTAAGGAGAGGCTTGGAGAGAGCAGacgccttctggattcaagaaGACGAG ACTCAGCTGTTACTCGGCCTCCCAGAAAGATGGATAGGAGAAATGACTACGGATATAGGGTGCCTCCATTTCAG GGCCCTCTGCCTCCCCCTGGGAGCCTGGGGCTTCCCTTCCCTCCAGATATACAGACTGAGACTACAGAAGAGGACAGTGTCTTGCTGATGCATACCCTGTTGGCGGCAACCAAGGACTCCCTGGCCGTGGACCCACCAGTTGTCAACCGGCCTAAGAAAAGCAAGACCAAGAAGGCCCCTATAAAGGCTATTACTAAGGCTGCACCTGCTGCCCCTCCAGTCCCAACTGCCAATGAGATTGCCACCAACAAGCCCAAAATAACTTTGCAGGCTTTAAACCTGCCAGTCATTACCCAGATCAGTCAGGCTTCACCTACCACTGAGGTAACCAATACTCAGGTTTCTTCAGTCACTGCTCAGCCTAAGAAAGCCAACAAGATGAAGAGAGTTACTGCCAAGGCAGCGCAAGGCTCCCAATCCCCAACTGGCCGTGAGGGTGGCGCTACACAGCTCAAGTCACCCTTGCAGGTCCTAAACCTACCAGTCATCTCACAGAATATTCACGCTTCAATTGCCAATGAGTCAGCCAGTTCCCAGACCTTGATAACCTCTATCAAGCCTAAGAAAGCTTCCAAGGCTAAGAAGGCTGCGAATAAGGCCATAGCTAGTGCCACCGAGGTTTCACTGGCTCCAACTGCCACCCATACAGCTACCACCCAAGGCCAAATTACCAATGAGACAGCCAGTATCCACACCACAGCAGCCTCCATCCGAACCAAGAAAGCCTCCAAAGCCAGGAAGATAATTGCTAAGGTCATAAATACTGACACTGAGCATATACAGGCTGCAAATGTCACTGAGACAGCTACCAGGCAGTTTGAGGCCTCAGTAATAGCTATCAGGCCCAAAAAATCCAAGGGCAAGAAGGCTGCCAGTAGGGGCCCAAATTCTGTCTCTGAGATTTCTGAGGCCCTACTTGCCACTCAAATGGTCACAAACCAGGCCCTGGCAGCCACCCTGCGGGTCAAGAGAGGGTCTAGGGCTCGGAAGGCTTCCACTAAGGCTCGGGCAACTGAAATCCAGACTCCAAATGCTGACCAAGGGGCCCAGGCCAAGATGGCCTCTGCTCAGACCAACGTAAGTGCCCTTGAGACTCAGGTTGCTGCTGCTGTCCAGGCCCTGGCAGATGACTATCTGGCTCAGTTGAGTCTGGAGCCCACAACCAGGACCCGGGGCAAGAGAAACCGAAAG TCCAAGCATCTGAATGGGGATGAGAGAAGTGGCAATAATTACAGGCGGATCCCATGGGGCCGGAGGCCTGCGCCACCACGAGATGTGGCCATTTTACAAGAAAGG GCTAATAAGTTGGTGAAATACCTGTTGGTTAAGGACCAGACAAAGATCCCCATCAAGCGCTCAG ACATGCTGAGGGATGTCATCCAAGAATATGATGAATATTTCCCAGAAATCATTGAACGAGCAAGCTACGCTCTGGAGAAG ATGTTTCGAGTCAATCTGAAAGAAATTGATAAGCAAAGTAGCTTGTATATTCTCATCAGCACTCGGGAATCCTCTGCAGGCATACTGGGAAC GACCAAGGACACACCCAAGCTGGGTCTCCTCATGGTGATTCTGAGTGTCATTTTTATGAATGGCAACAAGGCCAGTGAGG CTGTCATCTGGGAGGTGCTGCGCAAGTTGGGGCTGCACCCCGG GGTGAGGCATTCACTCTTTGGGGAAGTGAGGAAGCTCATCACAGACGAGTTTGTGAAGCAGAA GTACCTGGAGTACAAGAGGGTCCCTAACAGCAGACCACCTGAATATGAGTTCTTCTGGGGCTTGCGCTCCTACCATGAGACTAGCAAGATGAAAGTCCTCAAGTTTGCATGCAAG GTGCAGAAAAAAGACCCCAAGGACTGGGCTGTGCAGTACCGCGAGGCAGTGGAGATGGAAGTCCAAGCTgcagctgtggctgtggctgaggCTGAAGCCAGGGCTGAG atttattCCCCATGTTTACAGACACCGCTAATAAATTGCAGTAGTCCTTCCCATGGAGCCAAAGTACATCCTTGGAATCTTTGTCCACACAGCAGTCAAAGCACCTACGGCCAATCAGCTGAGGGTGTCATGTGA
- the TRO gene encoding trophinin isoform X4, which translates to MDRRNDYGYRVPPFQSKHLNGDERSGNNYRRIPWGRRPAPPRDVAILQERANKLVKYLLVKDQTKIPIKRSDMLRDVIQEYDEYFPEIIERASYALEKMFRVNLKEIDKQSSLYILISTRESSAGILGTTKDTPKLGLLMVILSVIFMNGNKASEAVIWEVLRKLGLHPGVRHSLFGEVRKLITDEFVKQKYLEYKRVPNSRPPEYEFFWGLRSYHETSKMKVLKFACKVQKKDPKDWAVQYREAVEMEVQAAAVAVAEAEARAEARAQMGIGEEAVAGPWNWDDMDIDCLTREELGDDAQAWSRFSFEIEARAQENADASTSVNFSRGAGTRAGFSDGASISFNGAPSSSGGPGITFGGAPSSSASFSNTASISFGGTLSTSSSFSSAASISFGGAPSTSTSFSSEASISFGGTPCTSASFSGGVSSSFSGPLNTSATFSGAASSGFGGTLSTTAGFSSVLSTSTSFGSAPTTNTVFSSALSTSTGFGGTLSTSVCFGGSPSSSGSFGGTLSTSICFGGSPCTSTGFGGTLSTSVSFGGPSSTSANCGGTLSTSICFDGSPSTGAGFGGALNTSASFGSALNTSAGFGGAMSTSADFGSTLSTSVCFGGSPGTSVSFGSALNTSAGFGGAVSTSTDFGGTLSTSVCFGGSPSTSAGFSGALNTNASFGCAISTSAGFSGAVGTSAGFSGVPSTNPGFGGAFNTSAGFGGALSTTTDFGGTPNNSIGFGAAPSTSVSFGGAHSTSLCFGGAPSTSLCFGSASNTNLCFGGPPSTSACFSGATSPSFGDGPSTSTGFSFGNGLSTSAGFGGGLNTSAGFGGGLGTSVGFSGDLSTSSGFDGGLGTSAGFSGGPGTSTGFGGGLGTSAGFSGGLGTGAGFGGGLVTSDGFGGGLGTNASFGSTLGTGAGFSGGLSTSDGFGSRPNASFDRGLSTIIGFGSGSNTSTGFIGEPSTSTGFHSGPSSIVGFSGGPSTGVGFCSGPSISGFSGGPSTGAGFGGGPNTGAGFGGGPSTSAGFGSGATSLGACGFSYG; encoded by the exons ATGGATAGGAGAAATGACTACGGATATAGGGTGCCTCCATTTCAG TCCAAGCATCTGAATGGGGATGAGAGAAGTGGCAATAATTACAGGCGGATCCCATGGGGCCGGAGGCCTGCGCCACCACGAGATGTGGCCATTTTACAAGAAAGG GCTAATAAGTTGGTGAAATACCTGTTGGTTAAGGACCAGACAAAGATCCCCATCAAGCGCTCAG ACATGCTGAGGGATGTCATCCAAGAATATGATGAATATTTCCCAGAAATCATTGAACGAGCAAGCTACGCTCTGGAGAAG ATGTTTCGAGTCAATCTGAAAGAAATTGATAAGCAAAGTAGCTTGTATATTCTCATCAGCACTCGGGAATCCTCTGCAGGCATACTGGGAAC GACCAAGGACACACCCAAGCTGGGTCTCCTCATGGTGATTCTGAGTGTCATTTTTATGAATGGCAACAAGGCCAGTGAGG CTGTCATCTGGGAGGTGCTGCGCAAGTTGGGGCTGCACCCCGG GGTGAGGCATTCACTCTTTGGGGAAGTGAGGAAGCTCATCACAGACGAGTTTGTGAAGCAGAA GTACCTGGAGTACAAGAGGGTCCCTAACAGCAGACCACCTGAATATGAGTTCTTCTGGGGCTTGCGCTCCTACCATGAGACTAGCAAGATGAAAGTCCTCAAGTTTGCATGCAAG GTGCAGAAAAAAGACCCCAAGGACTGGGCTGTGCAGTACCGCGAGGCAGTGGAGATGGAAGTCCAAGCTgcagctgtggctgtggctgaggCTGAAGCCAGGGCTGAGGCAAGAGCCCAAATGGGGATTGGAGAGGAAGCTGTGGCTGGGCCCTGGAATTGGGATGACATGGATATCGACTGCCTAACAAGGGAAGAGTTAGGCGATGATGCTCAGGCCTGGAGcagattttcatttgaaattgaGGCCAGAGCCCAAGAAAATGCAGATGCCAGCACCAGCGTCAACTTCAGCAGAGGAGCTGGTACCAGGGCTGGCTTCAGCGACGGTGCTAGTATTAGCTTCAATGGTGCACCCAGCTCCAGTGGTGGACCTGGCATTACCTTTGGTGGTGCACCCAGCTCCAGTGCCAGCTTCAGCAATACAGCCAGCATTAGCTTTGGTGGCACACTGAGCACTAGCTCCAGCTTCAGCAGTGCAGCCAGCATTAGCTTTGGTGGTGCACCCAGCACCAGCACTAGTTTCAGCAGTGAAGCCAGCATTAGCTTTGGTGGCACACCTTGTACCAGTGCCAGCTTTAGTGGTGGAGTCAGCTCTAGTTTTAGTGGCCCACTCAACACCAGTGCCACTTTCAGTGGTGCAGCCAGCTCTGGCTTTGGAGGCACACTCAGCACCACGGCTGGCTTTAGTAGTGTACTCAGCACCAGCACCAGCTTTGGCAGTGCACCCACAACGAACACAGTCTTCAGTAGTGCGCTTAGCACCAGCACTGGCTTTGGAGGCACACTCAGCACCAGTGTCTGCTTTGGTGGCTCTCCCAGCTCCAGTGGTAGCTTTGGTGGTACACTCAGTACCAGTATCTGCTTTGGTGGCTCTCCCTGCACCAGCACTGGCTTTGGAGGCACACTCAGCACCAGTGTCTCCTTTGGTGGCCCTTCCAGCACCAGTGCCAATTGCGGTGGTACACTAAGTACCAGCATCTGCTTTGATGGCTCTCCCAGCACTGGTGCTGGCTTTGGTGGTGCTCTCAACACCAGTGCCAGCTTTGGCAGTGCGCTCAACACCAGTGCTGGTTTTGGTGGTGCTATGAGCACCAGTGCTGACTTTGGCAGTACACTAAGCACCAGTGTCTGCTTTGGTGGCTCTCCTGGCACCAGTGTCAGCTTTGGCAGTGCGCTCAACACCAGTGCTGGTTTTGGTGGTGCTGTCAGCACCAGCACTGACTTTGGTGGTACACTAAGCACCAGCGTCTGTTTTGGTGGCTCTCCCAGCACCAGTGCTGGCTTTAGTGGTGCACTCAACACCAATGCCAGCTTTGGCTGTGCCATCAGCACCAGTGCCGGCTTCAGTGGTGCTGTCGGCACCAGTGCTGGCTTCAGTGGTGTACCCAGCACCAACCCTGGCTTTGGCGGTGCATTTAACACCAGTGCTGGCTTCGGTGGGGCACTTAGTACCACTACTGACTTCGGTGGTACTCCCAACAACAGCATTGGCTTTGGTGCTGCTCCCAGCACCAGTGTCAGCTTTGGTGGTGCTCATAGCACCAGCCTCTGTTTTGGTGGAGCTCCCAGCACCAGCCTCTGCTTTGGCAGTGCATCTAATACAAACCTATGCTTTGGTGGCCCTCCTAGCACCAGTGCCTGCTTTAGTGGTGCTACCAGCCCTAGTTTTGGTGATGGACCCAGCACCAGTACCGGTTTCAGCTTTGGCAACGGGTTAAGCACCAGTGCTGGATTTGGTGGTGGACTGAACACCAGTGCTGGCTTTGGTGGTGGCCTAGGCACCAGTGTTGGCTTCAGTGGTGATCTAAGCACCAGTTCTGGCTTTGATGGTGGGCTAGGTACCAGCGCTGGCTTCAGTGGAGGACCAGGCACCAGCACTGGCTTTGGTGGTGGACTGGGCACCAGCGCTGGCTTCAGTGGCGGACTGGGCACCGGTGCTGGCTTTGGTGGTGGACTGGTCACTAGTGATGGCTTTGGTGGTGGACTGGGCACCAATGCTAGTTTTGGCAGCACACTTGGCACCGGTGCTGGCTTTAGCGGTGGCCTCAGCACCAGCGATGGCTTTGGCAGTAGGCCTAATGCCAGCTTCGACAGAGGACTGAGTACCATCATTGGCTTTGGCAGTGGTTCCAACACCAGCACTGGCTTTATTGGCGAACCCAGCACCAGCACGGGCTTCCATAGTGGACCCAGTTCTATTGTTGGCTTCAGTGGTGGACCAAGCACTGGTGTTGGCTTCTGCAGTGGACCAAGCATCAGTGGCTTCAGCGGTGGACCGAGCACAGGAGCTGGCTTCGGCGGTGGACCAAACACTGGTGCTGGCTTTGGTGGTGGACCAAGCACCAGTGCTGGCTTCGGCAGTGGAGCCACCAGTCTTGGTGCCTGTGGCTTCTCCTATGGCTAG
- the TRO gene encoding trophinin isoform X6 has product MEGRRLTGRNRDPLWRRKEAGPLPAREGDRLRRKERLGESRRLLDSRRRGPFPSDSAVTRPPRKMDRRNDYGYRVPPFQGPLPPPGSLGLPFPPDIQTETTEEDSVLLMHTLLAATKDSLAVDPPVVNRPKKSKTKKAPIKAITKAAPAAPPVPTANEIATNKPKITLQALNLPVITQISQASPTTEVTNTQVSSVTAQPKKANKMKRVTAKAAQGSQSPTGREGGATQLKSPLQVLNLPVISQNIHASIANESASSQTLITSIKPKKASKAKKAANKAIASATEVSLAPTATHTATTQGQITNETASIHTTAASIRTKKASKARKIIAKVINTDTEHIQAANVTETATRQFEASVIAIRPKKSKGKKAASRGPNSVSEISEALLATQMVTNQALAATLRVKRGSRARKASTKARATEIQTPNADQGAQAKMASAQTNVSALETQVAAAVQALADDYLAQLSLEPTTRTRGKRNRKSKHLNGDERSGNNYRRIPWGRRPAPPRDVAILQERANKLVKYLLVKDQTKIPIKRSDMLRDVIQEYDEYFPEIIERASYALEKMFRVNLKEIDKQSSLYILISTRESSAGILGTTKDTPKLGLLMVILSVIFMNGNKASEAVIWEVLRKLGLHPGVRHSLFGEVRKLITDEFVKQKYLEYKRVPNSRPPEYEFFWGLRSYHETSKMKVLKFACKVQKKDPKDWAVQYREAVEMEVQAAAVAVAEAEARAEIYSPCLQTPLINCSSPSHGAKVHPWNLCPHSSQSTYGQSAEGVM; this is encoded by the exons ATGGAGGGGAGGAGACTGACAGGCAGGAACCGAGACCCCCTCTGGAGGCGGAAAGAGGCAGGACCACTTCCGGCCAGGGAGGGGGATAGGCTCAGACGTAAGGAGAGGCTTGGAGAGAGCAGacgccttctggattcaagaaGACGAG GCCCATTCCCCTCAGACTCAGCTGTTACTCGGCCTCCCAGAAAGATGGATAGGAGAAATGACTACGGATATAGGGTGCCTCCATTTCAG GGCCCTCTGCCTCCCCCTGGGAGCCTGGGGCTTCCCTTCCCTCCAGATATACAGACTGAGACTACAGAAGAGGACAGTGTCTTGCTGATGCATACCCTGTTGGCGGCAACCAAGGACTCCCTGGCCGTGGACCCACCAGTTGTCAACCGGCCTAAGAAAAGCAAGACCAAGAAGGCCCCTATAAAGGCTATTACTAAGGCTGCACCTGCTGCCCCTCCAGTCCCAACTGCCAATGAGATTGCCACCAACAAGCCCAAAATAACTTTGCAGGCTTTAAACCTGCCAGTCATTACCCAGATCAGTCAGGCTTCACCTACCACTGAGGTAACCAATACTCAGGTTTCTTCAGTCACTGCTCAGCCTAAGAAAGCCAACAAGATGAAGAGAGTTACTGCCAAGGCAGCGCAAGGCTCCCAATCCCCAACTGGCCGTGAGGGTGGCGCTACACAGCTCAAGTCACCCTTGCAGGTCCTAAACCTACCAGTCATCTCACAGAATATTCACGCTTCAATTGCCAATGAGTCAGCCAGTTCCCAGACCTTGATAACCTCTATCAAGCCTAAGAAAGCTTCCAAGGCTAAGAAGGCTGCGAATAAGGCCATAGCTAGTGCCACCGAGGTTTCACTGGCTCCAACTGCCACCCATACAGCTACCACCCAAGGCCAAATTACCAATGAGACAGCCAGTATCCACACCACAGCAGCCTCCATCCGAACCAAGAAAGCCTCCAAAGCCAGGAAGATAATTGCTAAGGTCATAAATACTGACACTGAGCATATACAGGCTGCAAATGTCACTGAGACAGCTACCAGGCAGTTTGAGGCCTCAGTAATAGCTATCAGGCCCAAAAAATCCAAGGGCAAGAAGGCTGCCAGTAGGGGCCCAAATTCTGTCTCTGAGATTTCTGAGGCCCTACTTGCCACTCAAATGGTCACAAACCAGGCCCTGGCAGCCACCCTGCGGGTCAAGAGAGGGTCTAGGGCTCGGAAGGCTTCCACTAAGGCTCGGGCAACTGAAATCCAGACTCCAAATGCTGACCAAGGGGCCCAGGCCAAGATGGCCTCTGCTCAGACCAACGTAAGTGCCCTTGAGACTCAGGTTGCTGCTGCTGTCCAGGCCCTGGCAGATGACTATCTGGCTCAGTTGAGTCTGGAGCCCACAACCAGGACCCGGGGCAAGAGAAACCGAAAG TCCAAGCATCTGAATGGGGATGAGAGAAGTGGCAATAATTACAGGCGGATCCCATGGGGCCGGAGGCCTGCGCCACCACGAGATGTGGCCATTTTACAAGAAAGG GCTAATAAGTTGGTGAAATACCTGTTGGTTAAGGACCAGACAAAGATCCCCATCAAGCGCTCAG ACATGCTGAGGGATGTCATCCAAGAATATGATGAATATTTCCCAGAAATCATTGAACGAGCAAGCTACGCTCTGGAGAAG ATGTTTCGAGTCAATCTGAAAGAAATTGATAAGCAAAGTAGCTTGTATATTCTCATCAGCACTCGGGAATCCTCTGCAGGCATACTGGGAAC GACCAAGGACACACCCAAGCTGGGTCTCCTCATGGTGATTCTGAGTGTCATTTTTATGAATGGCAACAAGGCCAGTGAGG CTGTCATCTGGGAGGTGCTGCGCAAGTTGGGGCTGCACCCCGG GGTGAGGCATTCACTCTTTGGGGAAGTGAGGAAGCTCATCACAGACGAGTTTGTGAAGCAGAA GTACCTGGAGTACAAGAGGGTCCCTAACAGCAGACCACCTGAATATGAGTTCTTCTGGGGCTTGCGCTCCTACCATGAGACTAGCAAGATGAAAGTCCTCAAGTTTGCATGCAAG GTGCAGAAAAAAGACCCCAAGGACTGGGCTGTGCAGTACCGCGAGGCAGTGGAGATGGAAGTCCAAGCTgcagctgtggctgtggctgaggCTGAAGCCAGGGCTGAG atttattCCCCATGTTTACAGACACCGCTAATAAATTGCAGTAGTCCTTCCCATGGAGCCAAAGTACATCCTTGGAATCTTTGTCCACACAGCAGTCAAAGCACCTACGGCCAATCAGCTGAGGGTGTCATGTGA